In one window of Desulfonatronospira thiodismutans ASO3-1 DNA:
- the cobS gene encoding adenosylcobinamide-GDP ribazoletransferase, producing the protein MRFLQPFLAALQFLTIIPVGGQIPQTALGRAMPWFPVAGLVIGVGAGLAYTLTLLLGLPPMAASLVGVLVLSGLSGFLHLDGVADTADGFFSARSREKILDIMRDSHVGTMGVVGLFAVLGLKWAALTSMPPVAAWKALVLAPVLGRAAQVCSMALLPYARSTGGLASIFINSRRRSDIYWTLGIAGIASLLAGGAGVAALILGAVAAYLFSLWCLKKIGGITGDTVGAATEVVETAALCAICAIVV; encoded by the coding sequence ATGAGGTTTTTGCAGCCGTTTCTGGCCGCGCTGCAGTTTTTGACCATAATACCTGTCGGCGGCCAGATACCGCAGACGGCCCTAGGGAGGGCCATGCCCTGGTTTCCTGTGGCCGGACTGGTCATCGGTGTGGGTGCCGGGCTGGCATACACTCTGACCCTGCTCCTGGGACTGCCGCCCATGGCCGCCTCATTAGTGGGGGTTTTGGTTTTGTCCGGCCTGAGCGGTTTTCTGCACCTGGACGGAGTGGCTGATACAGCTGACGGTTTTTTCAGTGCCAGGTCCAGGGAGAAAATCCTGGACATCATGCGCGACAGCCATGTGGGGACCATGGGCGTTGTAGGCCTTTTTGCTGTTCTGGGTCTAAAGTGGGCCGCTCTGACCTCCATGCCCCCGGTGGCCGCCTGGAAGGCCCTGGTCCTGGCCCCGGTACTGGGACGCGCGGCCCAGGTGTGCAGTATGGCTCTGCTGCCCTACGCCCGCTCCACCGGCGGACTGGCTTCCATCTTTATAAACAGTCGCCGCAGGTCCGACATATACTGGACCCTTGGTATTGCAGGCATCGCATCCCTGCTGGCAGGAGGTGCCGGCGTGGCCGCCCTGATCCTGGGTGCTGTGGCAGCATATCTTTTCAGCCTGTGGTGTTTGAAAAAAATAGGCGGCATCACCGGAGATACAGTGGGAGCAGCCACAGAGGTTGTGGAAACAGCCGCTCTGTGCGCCATCTGCGCCATAGTGGTTTGA
- the cbiR gene encoding cobamide remodeling phosphodiesterase CbiR, which yields MTLKSNSTWRLGTTSYIIPDHILPNLYYLQDKVDDVELILFESGEQSSIPDASQVRLMQSLAKDSGLSYTVHLPLDLYPGARDEALRRTCTETWKRIVGLMQPVDPVGWVVHLNDPPRDEDFLPAWQEQCRKSLEELSREVEPGLLCIENLDYDHELIWPWVLEMGFSLCMDLGHLQVRGEDLPACLDRWLDHVRIIHLHALNSEGRDHTGLQHMDRDLLAWLLSSFDSKTRPLVVTLEIFSSKHFQGSLKAIQEARQ from the coding sequence TTGACTTTAAAATCCAATTCCACATGGCGGCTGGGGACTACATCCTACATCATCCCGGACCACATCCTGCCCAACCTGTATTATCTTCAGGACAAGGTGGATGATGTGGAACTGATACTTTTTGAGTCCGGAGAACAGTCCAGCATCCCGGATGCATCCCAGGTACGCCTGATGCAGTCTCTGGCTAAGGACTCCGGCCTGAGCTACACCGTGCACCTGCCCCTGGACCTGTATCCCGGAGCCCGGGATGAAGCCTTACGCCGCACCTGTACAGAAACCTGGAAACGCATTGTCGGGCTCATGCAGCCAGTGGACCCAGTGGGCTGGGTGGTGCACCTGAACGATCCTCCCCGGGACGAAGACTTCCTGCCCGCCTGGCAGGAGCAGTGCCGCAAAAGTCTGGAAGAACTTTCCCGGGAAGTTGAACCCGGGCTGTTATGCATTGAAAACTTAGATTACGACCATGAACTCATCTGGCCCTGGGTGCTGGAGATGGGCTTTTCCCTGTGCATGGACCTGGGCCACCTCCAGGTCCGGGGAGAAGACCTGCCGGCATGCCTGGACAGATGGCTGGACCATGTCCGGATAATTCACCTGCATGCCCTCAACAGTGAGGGCCGGGACCACACAGGGCTGCAGCACATGGACAGAGACCTGCTGGCCTGGCTTTTATCGAGCTTTGACAGCAAGACACGGCCCTTGGTGGTCACCCTGGAAATCTTCTCCAGCAAACATTTTCAGGGCTCTCTAAAGGCCATACAGGAGGCCAGGCAGTGA
- the cobU gene encoding bifunctional adenosylcobinamide kinase/adenosylcobinamide-phosphate guanylyltransferase, translating into MNRVTYICGGCRSGKSSFALQLMQTFERKAFIATAEALDEEMHQRIQRHQQERGQSFFTVEEPLDPAQALSRLPGDTQAAVLDCLTVWLGNLMHQELVQEDTCPQLENFFALLAAPPCHVFVVSNELGMGLVPGDSLSRRYRDMMGRINQRTASLAHEAYFVVSGMPLRLK; encoded by the coding sequence GTGAACCGGGTGACGTATATCTGCGGCGGATGCAGAAGCGGCAAAAGCTCCTTTGCCCTGCAGCTGATGCAGACCTTTGAGCGAAAAGCGTTTATAGCCACGGCCGAGGCCCTGGATGAAGAAATGCACCAGAGAATCCAGAGACACCAGCAGGAACGCGGACAGTCCTTTTTTACTGTTGAAGAACCCCTGGACCCGGCACAAGCCCTGTCCAGACTCCCCGGGGACACCCAGGCCGCAGTCCTGGACTGCCTCACCGTATGGCTGGGCAATCTCATGCACCAGGAGCTTGTGCAGGAAGACACCTGCCCGCAACTGGAAAATTTCTTTGCCCTGCTTGCAGCCCCGCCCTGCCATGTATTCGTGGTCAGTAACGAACTGGGCATGGGCCTGGTCCCCGGTGACTCACTTTCGCGCAGGTACCGGGACATGATGGGCCGCATCAACCAGCGGACCGCATCCCTGGCCCATGAGGCCTATTTTGTAGTCAGCGGGATGCCTCTCAGATTGAAATAA
- the cobT gene encoding nicotinate-nucleotide--dimethylbenzimidazole phosphoribosyltransferase: MTLLEQSIQHITQPDQEIKSAALKRLANQARPRGSLGRLEPAAARLASICGRLDVKLDRKTIVTCAGDHGVVEEGVSLFPSEVTAQMVYNFVQGGASINVLAAHAGARVRVADLGVSHDFDPGLDILHKKIRKGTANMATGPAMTREEAAASVEAGIGIANQLADSPGLDLLGTGDMGIGNTTASSAIIAVYSGLPLKELVGPGTGLDEQGLDLKARVIKRALDLNRPDPADPMGVLARVGGLEIGGLAGLVIGAAARQIPVVCDGLISTAGALIACELCPAAGQYIFAGHRSRETGHEYMLRHLGLTPLLDLEMRLGEGTGAALAMHILDACTRILADIKTFEEVGIENAHEG, from the coding sequence ATGACTCTACTGGAGCAATCCATCCAGCACATAACCCAGCCGGACCAGGAAATAAAATCAGCTGCCCTGAAGCGTCTGGCGAACCAGGCCAGGCCGCGGGGAAGTCTGGGCCGGCTGGAACCGGCAGCGGCCCGTCTGGCCTCCATCTGCGGCCGGCTGGATGTAAAGCTTGACCGGAAAACAATAGTCACCTGTGCCGGTGATCACGGGGTGGTTGAAGAAGGGGTCAGCCTCTTTCCAAGCGAAGTCACGGCCCAGATGGTCTACAATTTCGTCCAGGGCGGGGCATCCATAAATGTCCTGGCTGCCCACGCCGGGGCCAGGGTCAGGGTGGCCGACCTGGGAGTAAGCCACGATTTTGATCCAGGACTTGATATCCTGCACAAAAAAATCCGCAAAGGCACTGCCAACATGGCCACAGGCCCGGCCATGACCCGGGAGGAGGCAGCTGCATCCGTCGAGGCCGGTATTGGCATTGCAAACCAACTGGCTGATAGCCCGGGCCTGGATCTTCTGGGCACCGGGGACATGGGCATAGGCAATACCACTGCCTCTTCCGCCATTATAGCGGTTTATTCCGGGCTGCCCCTCAAAGAACTGGTAGGACCGGGCACGGGACTGGACGAGCAGGGGCTTGACCTCAAGGCCAGGGTCATAAAAAGGGCTCTGGATCTTAACCGCCCGGACCCTGCCGACCCCATGGGTGTTCTGGCCAGGGTAGGCGGACTGGAGATCGGGGGACTGGCCGGACTGGTCATAGGCGCGGCAGCAAGACAGATTCCGGTGGTCTGCGACGGACTCATCTCCACCGCCGGGGCCCTGATAGCCTGCGAACTATGCCCTGCAGCCGGGCAGTATATCTTTGCCGGGCACCGCTCCCGAGAAACAGGACACGAGTACATGCTCAGGCACTTAGGCCTGACCCCCCTGCTGGATCTGGAGATGCGCCTGGGCGAAGGCACAGGTGCAGCCCTGGCCATGCACATCCTGGATGCCTGTACCAGAATCCTGGCGGATATTAAAACCTTTGAAGAAGTAGGCATTGAAAATGCCCATGAAGGCTAA
- a CDS encoding cobyric acid synthase codes for MSTSPQQPHGGDISALARKSGLSPDAIVDFSASINPLGFPEWLRPLISTTLEKAAHYPDPGACDLVQAACRRYNTRPQEVLAGNGTAEIISLLPLAMNFKRAVIPAPTYADYARACLAAGLKVHRVNLDQALDFALDPAELAPHLQGRDLVFICRPNNPTGLDVDAAGIRRLAADFPDSLFVVDEAFGDFVPDFDSLVQNRPVNVTVLLSMTKMFALPGLRLGLALADPEVVRAVSGIQPFWSVNVLAQAAGVQALQDHEFVLKTREYVARKRNSLSQSLGEIPGIKIYPGQANFLLLGLDERLPEASELTVLLLEKHGLAVRDCSNFHGLDHRHVRVAVRSSRENQMLVRAMHSVLTAKPPRPAQSKPPAIMFQGTSSNAGKSILAAAMCRILLQDGYRPAPFKSQNMSLNSFVTSQGGEMGRAQVVQAQAARLEPDVRMNPVLLKPSSQTGCQVIINGQAVGNMGATGYVDYKPKAFQAARQAYDSLGREFDVLVLEGAGSPAEINLKSHDIVNMAMAEYARSPVLIVGDIDRGGVFASFAGTMEVLAEWERKLIRGFVVNKFRGDASLLGNAFELTLQHTGRPVVGVVPYMQNLDLPDEDSVGWKEGIKDQNGHAEDCVRVGVADLPHISNFTDFDALRLEPDVSLETVRSPNDLQGLDAVIIPGSKNVFQDLAWLDQTGLKAAISRLGSEQKVEIIGICGGLQMLGNEISDPFELESPGQKVQAAALLDIYTEMAHQKTLTRVEATHIQSGLNVLGYEIHHGVSRLGGRPLLRLPDGKNEGVLSESGLVWGTYLHGIFDADEFRRWVIDQLRSRRGMEPKNQVMCIYNPDQALDRLAEQVRSSLDLELIYKWMGLKE; via the coding sequence ATGAGCACCTCCCCCCAGCAGCCCCACGGCGGGGACATCTCTGCCCTGGCCCGCAAGTCCGGGCTTAGCCCTGATGCAATTGTGGACTTTTCCGCCAGCATCAATCCGCTGGGATTTCCGGAATGGCTGCGCCCGCTGATAAGCACAACCCTGGAAAAGGCGGCCCATTACCCCGACCCCGGGGCCTGCGACCTGGTCCAGGCCGCCTGCCGGCGCTACAATACCCGGCCGCAAGAAGTCCTGGCAGGCAATGGTACAGCCGAGATTATTTCTCTGCTTCCGCTGGCCATGAATTTTAAGCGGGCCGTGATACCCGCCCCCACCTACGCTGATTACGCCCGGGCCTGCCTTGCTGCAGGACTTAAGGTGCATCGAGTCAATCTGGACCAGGCCCTGGATTTCGCCCTGGATCCGGCTGAGCTTGCACCCCATCTGCAGGGCCGGGATCTGGTCTTTATCTGCCGTCCCAACAACCCCACCGGCTTAGACGTGGATGCAGCCGGGATACGCAGGCTGGCCGCGGACTTTCCGGACAGCCTTTTTGTAGTGGATGAGGCCTTCGGCGACTTTGTGCCTGATTTTGACAGCCTGGTGCAAAACCGTCCCGTCAATGTCACGGTCCTTTTGTCCATGACCAAGATGTTCGCCCTGCCCGGTCTGCGCCTGGGCCTGGCCCTGGCAGACCCGGAGGTGGTCCGGGCCGTATCCGGCATCCAGCCCTTCTGGTCGGTGAACGTCCTGGCCCAGGCCGCCGGGGTGCAGGCCCTGCAGGACCATGAGTTTGTGCTTAAAACCAGAGAGTACGTCGCCCGGAAGCGCAACAGCCTGTCTCAAAGCCTGGGTGAGATTCCAGGCATAAAGATCTACCCCGGACAGGCCAACTTTCTGCTCCTGGGGCTGGATGAGCGCCTGCCCGAAGCTTCAGAACTCACAGTCCTACTCCTTGAAAAGCACGGCCTGGCTGTACGGGACTGCTCCAATTTTCACGGTCTGGACCACAGGCACGTGCGGGTGGCGGTGCGCTCTTCCCGTGAAAACCAGATGCTAGTGCGGGCCATGCACAGCGTTCTCACTGCAAAACCACCCAGGCCGGCCCAGTCAAAACCGCCGGCCATCATGTTTCAGGGCACCAGCTCCAATGCCGGCAAAAGCATCCTGGCCGCTGCCATGTGCCGCATACTGCTCCAGGATGGATACCGGCCTGCGCCCTTTAAATCCCAGAACATGTCTCTTAATTCCTTTGTCACCAGCCAGGGCGGTGAAATGGGCCGGGCCCAGGTGGTCCAGGCCCAGGCCGCCCGGTTGGAGCCGGACGTGCGCATGAACCCGGTGCTTCTAAAGCCCAGCAGCCAGACCGGGTGCCAGGTGATAATCAACGGTCAGGCAGTGGGCAACATGGGTGCAACAGGTTACGTGGATTACAAGCCCAAGGCATTCCAGGCCGCCAGGCAAGCCTATGACAGCCTGGGCCGGGAATTCGACGTCCTGGTCCTGGAAGGGGCCGGCAGTCCAGCTGAAATCAATCTCAAGAGCCACGACATAGTCAACATGGCCATGGCCGAATACGCCCGCTCTCCGGTCCTCATCGTGGGGGACATCGACCGCGGCGGGGTGTTCGCTTCCTTTGCCGGGACCATGGAGGTCCTGGCCGAGTGGGAGCGAAAACTCATCCGAGGCTTTGTGGTCAACAAGTTCCGGGGGGATGCCTCCCTGCTGGGAAACGCCTTTGAACTGACCCTGCAGCACACCGGCAGGCCGGTGGTGGGAGTGGTGCCCTACATGCAGAACCTGGATCTGCCGGACGAGGATTCAGTGGGCTGGAAGGAGGGCATTAAGGACCAGAATGGCCACGCAGAAGACTGTGTCCGGGTGGGCGTAGCGGATCTGCCCCACATAAGCAATTTCACCGATTTTGACGCCCTGCGCCTGGAACCGGACGTAAGCCTGGAAACAGTCCGTTCCCCTAATGACCTGCAGGGACTGGATGCAGTTATTATTCCCGGCAGCAAAAACGTATTCCAGGACCTGGCCTGGCTGGACCAAACCGGGCTCAAGGCTGCCATTTCCAGACTTGGCTCTGAGCAGAAGGTGGAAATAATCGGCATCTGCGGAGGGCTGCAGATGCTTGGTAATGAAATAAGCGACCCCTTTGAGCTGGAATCCCCGGGACAGAAAGTGCAGGCCGCCGCCCTTCTGGATATTTATACGGAAATGGCCCACCAGAAAACCCTGACCCGGGTGGAGGCCACCCATATACAGTCCGGACTCAATGTCCTGGGCTATGAAATCCATCATGGAGTCAGCCGTCTCGGGGGCCGGCCGCTCTTGCGGCTTCCTGACGGGAAAAATGAGGGGGTTCTCTCTGAAAGCGGGCTGGTATGGGGTACTTACTTGCACGGAATTTTCGATGCCGACGAATTCCGCCGCTGGGTCATCGACCAATTGCGCAGCCGCAGGGGAATGGAGCCCAAGAACCAGGTCATGTGCATCTACAACCCGGACCAGGCCCTGGACCGCCTGGCTGAGCAGGTCCGCTCAAGCCTGGACCTGGAACTTATCTATAAATGGATGGGGCTAAAGGAATAA
- a CDS encoding thymidylate synthase, which translates to MVQHISITATDIPDAWFQALYAIIDHGCKYTIQHGSMVGEERQEFDYVSVLIENPYMEPWDRMLPQVPPHLGIPNPVENGYVEQYMPYLMSPHKEPGEDYTYGERIYQQVLYWIGKFNQTWATNQAILQVGRPEDHLLNDPPCLRHIDMRIRDGRLIFYPYFRSWDLWGGFPANLAGIAVLQKYMADSIEGVSPGPILASSKGLHIYGYAEELARIRTCRKDAP; encoded by the coding sequence ATGGTTCAACACATCAGTATTACCGCCACAGACATTCCGGACGCCTGGTTTCAGGCTCTTTATGCCATTATTGATCATGGCTGCAAATATACCATCCAGCACGGATCCATGGTGGGCGAAGAAAGGCAGGAGTTCGACTATGTCAGCGTGCTCATTGAAAATCCATACATGGAGCCGTGGGACCGGATGCTGCCCCAGGTGCCGCCTCATCTGGGGATTCCAAATCCAGTGGAGAATGGTTACGTGGAACAGTACATGCCTTATCTCATGTCCCCCCACAAGGAACCCGGAGAGGATTATACCTACGGGGAGCGTATATACCAGCAGGTACTGTACTGGATTGGAAAATTCAACCAGACCTGGGCCACCAACCAGGCAATACTGCAGGTGGGCCGGCCGGAAGATCACCTTCTAAACGATCCTCCATGCCTGCGCCACATTGATATGCGCATTCGTGACGGTCGGTTGATTTTTTATCCATATTTCCGGTCCTGGGATCTGTGGGGAGGTTTCCCGGCAAACCTGGCCGGGATTGCCGTGCTTCAGAAATATATGGCGGACAGTATTGAAGGTGTAAGCCCAGGTCCTATTCTTGCTTCATCCAAAGGCCTGCATATTTACGGCTACGCCGAGGAACTGGCCAGAATCAGGACCTGCAGAAAAGATGCCCCTTGA
- a CDS encoding TIGR04283 family arsenosugar biosynthesis glycosyltransferase, with amino-acid sequence MNKPDISVIIPVYREEQIINDFVQRLTEIFPAERHEIIIIDGDPVRTTLSALHVPGVSGSASGSGRGNQMNAGAAKARGKILLFLHADTTLPESAPDLIQTALRDQDLAGGAFSLGIDSSRWSLKLVEAAANLRSAATRVPYGDQAIFITKEKFSESGGFRDIPIMEDLELMTRLKKMGEKIIILPDKAMTSARRWKCEGVARGTLRNWLIRILYHLGVSPQKLCRMYR; translated from the coding sequence GTGAACAAACCTGATATTTCCGTGATAATTCCTGTATACCGGGAAGAACAGATCATTAATGACTTTGTCCAGCGGCTGACAGAAATCTTCCCCGCTGAGAGGCACGAAATTATAATTATTGACGGCGATCCCGTCCGGACAACGCTGTCTGCCCTGCATGTCCCTGGAGTATCCGGGTCTGCCTCGGGCAGTGGACGGGGAAATCAGATGAATGCCGGGGCAGCAAAGGCCCGGGGCAAAATTCTGCTTTTTCTTCACGCTGACACCACCCTGCCGGAGAGTGCTCCGGACCTTATCCAGACTGCGCTCAGGGACCAGGACCTGGCCGGCGGAGCATTTTCCCTGGGTATTGACTCTTCCAGATGGTCCTTAAAGCTCGTTGAAGCTGCAGCCAACCTGCGTTCAGCAGCAACCCGCGTTCCATACGGAGATCAGGCTATATTCATCACAAAAGAAAAATTTTCTGAAAGCGGCGGGTTCAGAGATATACCCATCATGGAGGACTTAGAACTGATGACCAGGCTGAAAAAAATGGGGGAAAAAATCATAATCCTGCCGGACAAAGCCATGACCTCGGCCAGGAGATGGAAATGTGAAGGAGTTGCCCGGGGTACCCTCAGGAACTGGCTGATACGCATACTCTACCACCTGGGAGTTTCACCGCAGAAATTATGCAGGATGTACAGGTAG